The Rhodanobacteraceae bacterium genome window below encodes:
- a CDS encoding ATP-binding protein: MEMIVLCGIQASGKSSFARERWYESHVRINLDMLRTRKREDIVLYACLAAKAPIVVDNTNPTRGQRLRYLSLARAAGYESVALYYFQSTVDDAVARNASRAEHTRVPEIAIRGTSGKLEIPSLGEGWDRLVTVSIAAIGGFETKEEP, encoded by the coding sequence TTGGAGATGATCGTCCTTTGCGGCATCCAGGCCTCCGGCAAGAGCAGTTTTGCTCGGGAACGATGGTACGAGTCGCACGTTCGCATAAACCTCGACATGCTGCGGACGCGCAAACGCGAGGACATTGTCTTGTATGCGTGCCTTGCCGCGAAAGCGCCCATCGTGGTCGACAACACCAACCCCACCCGTGGCCAGCGGCTGAGGTACTTGTCGCTTGCGCGCGCCGCAGGGTACGAGTCGGTTGCGCTTTACTACTTCCAGTCAACCGTCGACGATGCCGTGGCGCGAAACGCAAGCCGCGCCGAACACACGCGTGTACCGGAGATTGCGATCCGCGGCACGTCGGGAAAGCTGGAAATCCCGTCATTGGGTGAAGGCTGGGATCGACTGGTCACCGT